The Caloenas nicobarica isolate bCalNic1 chromosome Z, bCalNic1.hap1, whole genome shotgun sequence genome has a segment encoding these proteins:
- the DNAI4 gene encoding dynein axonemal intermediate chain 4, which produces MQGPAGGRRPLPLRKGSEASSVSLRRTSIFSGIYINRAGSCRSQSTTSDGRAGDRASLVGHRGAIRVFDAEGKDVTPRPLSHSDPSAAARRQSKLVPFSSYLGPVGLDFLSSFSTHQASGANTSSASFSGTYGSSSTISNASTTESILDEIVEAGSQRDTAVNLPDVQVRPEEMKEELTKEDLDKRVDIYLTETETLWIFDMSSVMVSVEAEDAGRVQERNKIYTDICKNRPGNDRFVEKTMQTINGAAKNKEVQCDKIIMEDKGVVVTSWDLYDSFNILEIKPASKAEGSRATTGKSSKSHPTKEQHQTTSVSSDRGSTTSTTISESAVVARSHEEEECHSEAVLTSQNLQRDLFFMERILMENIFQPKLAAYRQFPVLPDPNIPSDTSGAVAAVKEAQQEEPHEEKGEEEQEEALIDASILSDLTKTPEERVPPSLEHLWSYLCNVTRAHSVSSMAWSKVNPDLLAVGYGPFDFKQKKKGLVCCWSLKNPMWPERIFRCKHGVTALDFSLRSPNLLAVGTYNGSVAVYNVRSRKDAAIMDSSQSLNKHTGPIWQLRWVEQASGETEDGKRERLICMSADGRITEWFLQKRLDCTDLMKIQQTKSEKKKLPSEKESKSKDLIPQQAAGMCFDFHPKDSDFYLTGTDEGHIHKCSCSSNEQFVKTYRGHKGPVYKVAWNPFSTDTFLSCSADWSINLWHQDSQTPILTLSSVTAFVHDIMWSPKSACIFAAANESRTEVWDLSVSTLSPVISRSAGPQVMFTSVLFAANTDCLLVGDSEGEVGVFELQNLAASHSNAVRATRKCGGSQRPVCLSGPSFLRKGLLVKTWLINIEIGGISYNSITRLKSEVVPALLHAKPLEISGTGKSTSSLRCHLITNHRIVYIGKAL; this is translated from the exons ATGCAGGGCCCCGCCGGTGGCCGGCGGCCTCTCCC GCTGAGGAAAGGATCAGAAGCCAGTTCTGTGAGCCTGAGACGCACAAGCATCTTCAGTGGCATCTACATCAAcagagcagggagctgcaggagccagTCCACGACTTCCgatggcagagctggggacagggcatCCCTCGTGGGTCACAGGGGTGCCATACGG gtttttgATGCCGAAGGAAAGGATGTGACACCCCGTCCGCTCTCCCATTCCGACCCAAGTGCTGCTGCCCGCAGGCAGAGCAAGCTCGTGCCATTCAGCTCATACCTCGGGCCCGTGGGATtggattttctctcttctttttccacgCATCAGGCCTCAGGAGCGAATACCAGTTCGGCTTCGTTCTCAGG GACGTACGGGAGCAGCAGTACGATATCAAACGCATCAACCACCGAGAGCATCCTAGATGAAATAGTAGAAGCCGGCTCTCAACGAGACACAGCTGTGAACTTACCTG atgtGCAGGTGAGGCCAGAGGAGATGAAAGAAGAACTGACAAAAGAAGACTTAGACAAGAGAGTGGATATTTACCTCACAGAGACGGAAACTCTCTGGATATTTGATATGTCATCTGTGATGGTGTCTGTGGAAGCAGAAGACGCTGGAAGAGTTCA ggaGCGGAATAAGATTTATACTGACATTTGCAAAAATAGACCTGGTAACGATCGCTTTGtagaaaaaacaatgcaaacCATCAATGGAGCCGCAAAGAACAAGGAGGTGCAATGTGACAAAATCATCATGGAAGATAAAG GAGTGGTGGTCACTTCCTGGGACTTGTACGATTCATTTAACATACTGGAAATAAAACCCGCGTCaaaagcagaaggcagcagagccacaacggggaaaagcagcaaatctCATCCAACCAAAGAGCAGCATCAGACTACGTCTGTCTCTTCTGACAGAG GCAGTACAACTTCTACGACGATTTCAGAAAGTGCTGTTGTTGCCAGAAGCCACGAAGAGGAGGAATGCCATTCCGAAGCTGTATTAACATCCCAAAACCTTCAGCGGGACTTATTTTTCATGGAGAGGATTCTAatggagaatatttttcaaCCCAAACTTGCAGCTTATCGGCAGTTTCCTGTCCTTCCAG ATCCCAACATTCCATCAGACACCAGTGGTGCAGTAGCAGCCGTGAAAGAAGCTCAACAGGAAGAGCCTCACGAGGAAAAGGgcgaggaggagcaggaggaggcaTTAATCGACGCATCAATCCTGTCGGACCTAACGAAAACCCCAGAAGAACGTGTACCTCCCAGCCTGGAGCATCTGTGGTCGTATCTCTGCAACGTGACTCGTGCTCACAGCGTGAGCAGCATGGCCTGGAGCAAAGTCAACCCC GATCTTTTAGCTGTTGGTTACGGACCGTTtgatttcaaacaaaagaagaaaggctTGGTTTGCTGTTGGTCATTGAAGAACCCCATG TGGCCAGAGCGTATTTTCCGGTGTAAACACGGTGTTACCGCTTTGGATTTTTCTCTGAGAAGCCCGAATCTTTTAGCAGTTGGAACGTACAATGGTTCTGTCGCTGTCTATAACGTCCGGAGTCGTAAGGATGCCGCGATTATGGACAGCAG TCAATCTTTAAATAAACATACAGGTCCTATATGGCAACTGAGGTGGGTGGAACAGGCCAGCGGTGAAACAGAAGACGGCAAAAGAGAGAGGTTAATCTGTATGTCAGCAGATGGCCGAATAACCGAGTGGTTTCTACAGAAAAGACTAGATTGCACTG ATCtgatgaaaatacagcaaacaaaaagcgagaagaaaaaattaccaagtgagaaagaaagcaaaagtaaagaTCTGATACCtcagcaggcagctgggatGTGCTTTGACTTCCATCCCAAG GACAGTGATTTTTACCTTACTGGAACAGACGAGGGTCATATCCACAAGTGTTCTTGTTCATCTAATGAGCAGTTTGTAAAGACATACAGAGGCCATAAG GGTCCTGTGTACAAAGTCGCCTGGAATCCCTTCAGCACTGACACattcctcagctgctctgcagactGGAGCATTAATTTATGGCACCAGGATTCCCAGACGCCCATTTTAACTCTCAGCTCCGTCACTGCTTTTGTCCATGACATTATGTGGTCTCCGAAGTCAGCCTGCATATTTGCAGcagcaaatgaaagcagaacGGAAGTTTGGGATCTCAGTGTCAGCAC CTTGAGCCCCGTGATCTCTCGCTCTGCTGGCCCACAAGTGATGTTCACATCCGTGCTCTTCGCTGCCAACACCGACTGCCTCCTGGTGGGAGACAGCGAGGGAGAGGTCGGCGTGTTTGAGCTGCAGAACCTGGCTGCTTCCCACAGTAACGCGGTAAGAGCCACCAGGAAATGTGGCGGTTCTCAGAGGCCTGTGTGCTTGTCTGGTCCTTCATTCCTCAGAAAGGGGCTTCTGGTAAAGACCTGGCtaataaatattgaaatagGTGGAATCAGCTACAATTCCATAACCAGATTAAAATCTGAGGTGGTTCCTGCTCTTCTGCATGCCAAACCACTAGAAATTTCAGGAACAGGTAAGTCAACATCCAGTTTGAGGTGTCACTTGATcacaaatcatagaatcgtttacATTGGAAAAGCCCtttga
- the DYNLT5 gene encoding dynein light chain Tctex-type 5: MFGGTAGSDPRSGPPRRFPVAAVDEILRDVLGSCLREQQYEPARCRDMAKDIAEVIKARVKDLMIPRYKIVVVTHIGQLNEQSMQIGSRCLWDPASDTFASYVFKNTSLFALAVVYAVYFE, encoded by the exons ATGTTCGGCGGCACGGCCGGCAGCGACCCCCGCTCGG GTCCCCCCAGGCGCTTCCCGGTGGCGGCGGTGGATGAGATCCTGAGGGATGTGCTGGGCAGCTGCCTGAGGGAGCAGCAGTACGAGCCGGCCCGGTGCAGGGACATGGCGAAGGACATCGCTGAG GTTATTAAGGCTCGGGTAAAAGACCTTATGATACCGAGGTACAAGATTGTTGTGGTGACACATATTGGGCAGCTGAATGAGCAGAGCATGCAAATCGGAAGCAGGTGCCTGTGGGATCCTGCAAGTGATACATTTGCATCCTATGTGTTCAAGAACACTTCACTGTTTGCTCTTGCAGTAGTCTATGCTGTCTATTTTGAATAA
- the INSL5 gene encoding insulin-like peptide INSL5, translating into MRGAVLALALLALLAAARQGRGEGNTVRLCGRDFVRAVVFTCGGSRWKRDLTDYHYLLESENPLPFSQDTNGYADSSMNRDQRLETDSKEIQVKPETERDLDHTRKMTALRKREVAKLLTTSCCNIGCSERDISSLC; encoded by the exons ATGAGGGGCGCGGTGCTGGCGCTGGCCTTGCTGGCCCTGCTGGCCGCGGCTCGCCAGGGCAGGGGAGAAGGAAACACCGTGAGGCTCTGCGGGAGAGACTTCGTCCGAGCCGTCGTCTTCACCTGCGGCGGCTCCCGGTGGAAAAGGGATTTGACTGATTATCACTACCTGTTGG AGAGCGAAAATCCCCTGCCTTTCTCACAAGACACCAACGGTTATGCCGACTCCTCAATGAACAGAGACCAGAGGCTGGAGACCGACAGCAAAGAAATCCAGGTCAAGCCCGAGACAGAGCGAGACTTGGACCACACCAGGAAAATGACTGCGCTGAGAAAGCGCGAAGTAGCCAAGTTGCTCACCACGTCCTGCTGCAACATCGGCTGCAGCGAGAGAGACATCAGTTCCCTGTGCTAG